In the genome of Coraliomargarita sinensis, one region contains:
- a CDS encoding zinc-ribbon domain-containing protein: MHSIKPGRGPSMAGGIGGLAAAGFGVLWMVAASSMGAPPIFVGFGVIFILAALGSAAYNFYNATSKNRFSHFDITGPGEEVDPLERRHRDAPRDPVEGGKKPAFCSDCGTKMEPNYEYCPNCGKDI; encoded by the coding sequence ATGCATAGCATTAAACCAGGACGCGGCCCATCGATGGCCGGGGGGATTGGCGGCTTGGCCGCGGCGGGCTTTGGCGTGTTATGGATGGTGGCCGCATCATCGATGGGTGCGCCGCCGATTTTCGTCGGGTTCGGGGTGATCTTTATTTTGGCGGCCCTGGGCAGTGCCGCCTACAATTTTTATAACGCCACTTCGAAGAACCGGTTCAGTCATTTTGACATCACCGGACCGGGGGAGGAGGTCGATCCCTTGGAACGCCGGCACCGCGATGCCCCGCGCGACCCGGTGGAGGGCGGCAAGAAGCCGGCCTTCTGTTCTGACTGCGGCACTAAGATGGAGCCCAACTACGAATATTGCCCGAACTGCGGGAAGGATATTTAA
- a CDS encoding immunoglobulin domain-containing protein has product MTFLPTILRYLIFSLSAPFATLAAPITVLEDDFESYATGVDTLVYPWSVTEVGSAGVVGSGFGVDDAAGYLGGGVAGSPSACWVRGTAWVEDPTSDNRPIWKASLMIGLRGSTNGQDDPFSVEVYNQDGNRLVQLAFANLGSTFSPFYRSSAEPDAVTSGLGLAENTGYQVELQLDFETNRWSAWIGSTAIVTDQPMAAEGVAANTASLALAWFITNPGTPGDNLVYFDDVRVERISGPYPFIDTPPSGVVAEAGETATFEVQASGEATLSYQWWKDGAPLDGETSAALVISDLDPTDSGSYLVVVSNSRGSVESPPASLSVTAPGSRNLVEWGPAASDSNTMPAGISDWIHVACSQSTASGGLATVGVREDGTVLAWGDGANAQVSALPVGISARHVALGTGHGLAVLRDGGIVGWGDDSYGQATPPTEPDEPGARRVAAGVRHSIALMEDGTLRGWGSNYTPSGWSSSYTGQASPPSGSSFGAIDCGYYHGIALRVGYGGAIETWGSNGSGQLDVPYMSSVKAIAAGAYHNLAVDGNGNVVAWGRNAEGQCDVPVGLTDVISVAAGYNWSAALKSDGTVVTWGGDGSGEASPPGGLSDVRLIAGGGYSAATIFGNPFSPVIASEPEDVTVPFHSPASFSVDAFLPVSQGTPEPYVNLRWHIGESGDFTLPVTGYIGSRSDYSTGKLDEQTDFWVRAYATDDNGDVSTSISSRTATAFMDPVPVVHDWSPPTAIGDGDSATIEIEFGAGSPFSVEWFRDGVSLGAGEVNGFVARLDITGFSELEDAGIYQAVVTNSLGDAASGEIPVELRSGPPDLSVQLLADLETAPQLPNSSTASNFKVAEVNGLKVFSSQSGINESHTYAMDAAGEVTEIRTRAATMLRVVNGSIVGHDYDGLYAISPGDEVPVDLAAVSQVGWIGEIGGVHYFAGRTAEYGNELWRTDGTPDGTEQVVDLYPGPASGFYNSSSNYVRILGDRIFFVGSDAVSGQEPFASDGTAEGTELLADIRAGGGSSQVQIQAVSEDLVMFLATSDATGAEPWVTDGTPGGTFLLSDFRPGSNGTFLNVAGVWNGDFVFSANTGSGTKMYRFGPGMTLPQVMGNHSVSRGKLYPVAGGFLFSGYIENSDAGTELCFSDGTPAGTVLVMDVDTSRYGYVGGSSPNSSDPTFHASVGSRHLFIARMNTSASELWSTDTTSSGTLPLIEFNSGEYSTSIRFASGAPSGIGAVFLLTSDGETGIWTSDGTPTGTVEVAPLVRPDGLSSSVLSFEWIGSLLYLTGNDGSMWTWSPGSDEADWLGQFELATTNNTVSPLTEIDDEVWVYAYDKGAGPEWWKTDGTASSLQQATDLYGASSTASSNPTLLAPLAGGVLFTAESEGSRKLWVTDPVNAEPRLVGDYRPSSVVLHGEHAYFSWIGDSGWDLWRTDGTADGTERVTFRNFEAIREMAAVSSMDGIVFGARPENTSSYYHEPWFCDGTDAGTVAMLEGITEIQIRDPKFDDTREIGGSIVFPVDYWVDVSGGTNYGRGKRMVSWDGGTPVRLVTDPYGTSYQPEPFASDATRVFFRRYDNQTGWEPWVTDGTVAGTGMIKDTVPGSSSSQIEQAVWLDGELFFVNQRTKLWKTDGTAAGTSEVWGGDGNLIRNLTVFRNGLYFTLRDDLWTSNGTAAGTALAVADVGWSYYSDGGFSGMVEFDGALFLYGSIGLVRSTGTTGGTYKIETHRIDEMISSEDRLFLRPGTGWSDVGTELLVLTRAVPEAEIAGSASSTSVGAEGLVLEVDSDDPDLSFQWYQGEVGDRSQPVGEGLASFEPGAGLGWRRFWVSVSADLATTEVGPFDVEGVTELEAWARSIEPASPGGMSPLDLDSDDDGDGLEAILEFALGTDVEVSDAPPEPLRLEWVEVEGIEVLAFVHALRTGQFSGVTYIVEHCGRLGTDPWVPLSDQTSRFTLRTLGPDFEESGLVIGVVRGTEEAGEFYRLNVEPSVIP; this is encoded by the coding sequence ATGACTTTCCTTCCTACGATCCTCCGTTACCTGATTTTCAGTCTATCCGCTCCCTTTGCTACCCTCGCCGCGCCGATTACAGTGCTGGAGGATGACTTCGAGTCTTACGCCACGGGGGTCGATACCCTGGTTTACCCGTGGTCTGTAACCGAAGTAGGTTCGGCTGGTGTGGTGGGCAGCGGGTTCGGCGTTGACGACGCCGCCGGATACCTGGGCGGAGGGGTCGCAGGTAGCCCCTCGGCTTGCTGGGTACGAGGTACGGCCTGGGTCGAGGACCCGACCAGTGACAACCGCCCGATCTGGAAGGCGTCGCTGATGATTGGACTGCGGGGCTCGACGAATGGTCAGGATGACCCCTTCTCTGTGGAAGTCTACAATCAGGATGGCAACCGACTGGTGCAGTTGGCGTTCGCCAACCTTGGGTCGACCTTTTCGCCTTTCTACCGGAGTTCGGCCGAGCCGGATGCGGTGACGAGTGGATTGGGGCTTGCGGAAAATACCGGCTACCAAGTCGAGCTTCAGCTCGACTTTGAGACGAACCGTTGGTCGGCCTGGATTGGTTCCACTGCGATTGTCACCGATCAGCCCATGGCTGCGGAAGGGGTGGCTGCTAATACGGCCAGCCTTGCTCTGGCATGGTTCATCACGAACCCGGGAACACCGGGGGACAACTTGGTCTATTTCGATGATGTCCGCGTCGAGAGGATCTCCGGTCCCTATCCATTCATCGACACGCCCCCCAGCGGAGTCGTCGCAGAGGCCGGTGAAACGGCTACTTTCGAGGTCCAAGCTTCGGGCGAGGCGACCTTGAGCTACCAGTGGTGGAAAGATGGGGCGCCATTGGATGGCGAAACCTCGGCGGCGCTTGTGATTTCCGACCTAGATCCAACCGATTCGGGCAGCTATTTAGTCGTGGTTTCAAATTCCCGCGGAAGCGTCGAGTCACCGCCCGCATCGCTTTCTGTCACCGCGCCGGGTTCGCGGAACCTTGTGGAATGGGGGCCTGCCGCGAGTGACTCTAACACCATGCCTGCGGGCATTTCCGACTGGATTCATGTCGCCTGCAGCCAGTCAACCGCAAGTGGCGGCCTGGCAACGGTCGGCGTGCGGGAAGACGGCACGGTGCTGGCTTGGGGCGATGGGGCGAATGCTCAAGTGAGCGCCCTGCCAGTTGGGATTTCGGCACGGCATGTGGCTCTGGGCACGGGCCACGGGCTCGCCGTTTTGCGTGACGGAGGGATTGTCGGCTGGGGAGATGACAGCTACGGTCAGGCGACCCCACCGACGGAACCGGACGAACCGGGTGCCCGGCGGGTGGCGGCCGGTGTGCGACACAGTATTGCGCTAATGGAGGATGGGACCTTGCGCGGATGGGGGAGTAACTACACCCCTTCTGGCTGGAGCTCGAGCTACACCGGCCAAGCGAGCCCGCCGAGCGGTTCATCTTTTGGCGCAATCGATTGTGGCTACTACCACGGCATCGCTCTGCGGGTCGGTTATGGTGGTGCCATCGAGACTTGGGGATCGAACGGCTCGGGACAGTTGGATGTTCCATACATGTCCTCGGTCAAGGCGATCGCCGCCGGGGCCTATCACAATCTCGCGGTTGATGGGAACGGCAATGTCGTCGCGTGGGGGCGGAATGCCGAGGGGCAGTGCGACGTGCCTGTAGGGCTGACGGACGTGATATCGGTCGCGGCTGGCTACAACTGGTCGGCCGCCCTGAAATCCGACGGGACGGTTGTCACCTGGGGTGGCGATGGTTCCGGCGAGGCCTCGCCTCCCGGCGGTCTTTCCGATGTTCGCCTGATCGCGGGCGGCGGTTACTCGGCGGCGACGATTTTTGGGAACCCGTTCTCACCGGTGATCGCCTCTGAGCCTGAAGACGTGACCGTGCCTTTTCACTCTCCAGCATCGTTTTCAGTCGATGCCTTTCTGCCGGTTTCCCAGGGGACGCCTGAGCCTTACGTGAACTTGCGATGGCACATCGGGGAGTCCGGCGACTTTACGCTGCCCGTCACTGGCTACATTGGTTCCCGGTCCGACTACTCCACGGGCAAGCTCGATGAACAAACCGACTTCTGGGTCCGTGCCTATGCCACGGATGACAACGGTGATGTCAGCACATCTATTTCCAGCCGGACGGCGACTGCTTTTATGGATCCTGTGCCGGTGGTTCACGATTGGAGCCCCCCAACAGCAATTGGTGATGGGGACTCCGCGACCATCGAAATTGAGTTTGGAGCTGGTTCGCCGTTCTCTGTTGAATGGTTCCGAGATGGCGTTTCTTTGGGAGCTGGAGAGGTCAATGGGTTCGTCGCACGGCTGGATATCACAGGTTTCTCGGAACTGGAGGATGCCGGTATCTATCAAGCAGTGGTCACGAATTCTCTTGGCGACGCGGCCTCCGGTGAGATTCCGGTCGAACTCCGGAGTGGACCCCCGGATCTCTCGGTCCAGTTGCTGGCCGATCTCGAAACGGCTCCGCAACTCCCCAATAGCTCGACGGCCAGCAACTTTAAGGTCGCGGAGGTGAATGGCTTGAAGGTCTTCTCTTCCCAGAGCGGTATCAACGAGAGCCACACCTATGCGATGGATGCGGCCGGGGAAGTGACCGAGATCCGGACCCGGGCTGCGACTATGCTGCGGGTAGTCAACGGCAGCATCGTCGGCCATGACTACGATGGACTCTATGCGATCTCACCGGGCGACGAGGTGCCGGTCGATCTCGCGGCCGTCAGCCAGGTCGGTTGGATCGGCGAGATCGGGGGAGTTCACTATTTCGCCGGCAGGACCGCGGAATATGGCAACGAGTTGTGGCGGACCGACGGCACGCCGGACGGCACCGAACAGGTTGTCGACCTCTATCCCGGTCCGGCTTCGGGCTTCTACAACTCAAGCTCGAACTATGTCCGGATTCTCGGTGATCGGATCTTCTTCGTTGGTTCGGACGCTGTCTCGGGTCAGGAGCCCTTCGCGTCGGACGGGACCGCCGAAGGGACCGAGCTGCTGGCAGACATCCGGGCGGGGGGTGGCAGCTCTCAGGTGCAGATTCAAGCGGTGAGCGAAGACCTCGTCATGTTCCTCGCGACCTCCGATGCGACCGGAGCCGAGCCATGGGTCACCGACGGAACCCCGGGCGGCACCTTCCTCCTTTCCGATTTTCGTCCCGGCAGCAACGGAACTTTCCTGAATGTGGCCGGTGTGTGGAATGGAGACTTCGTGTTCAGTGCCAACACCGGATCCGGCACCAAGATGTATCGGTTCGGTCCGGGCATGACATTGCCGCAAGTCATGGGCAACCACTCGGTTTCGAGAGGGAAGCTCTATCCGGTCGCCGGAGGATTTTTGTTTTCGGGATACATCGAGAATTCCGATGCCGGTACCGAGCTCTGCTTCTCAGACGGTACGCCGGCCGGGACCGTGTTGGTTATGGACGTGGATACCTCAAGATATGGTTACGTCGGCGGTTCCTCGCCCAACAGCTCGGATCCGACTTTTCATGCATCGGTAGGTTCGCGGCACCTCTTCATCGCTCGAATGAATACCTCGGCCAGCGAGCTATGGTCAACCGACACGACATCCTCCGGAACCTTGCCGCTTATCGAGTTCAATTCCGGTGAATATTCGACGTCCATCCGCTTTGCGTCCGGTGCACCATCGGGAATCGGTGCTGTCTTTCTGCTAACGTCGGACGGTGAGACCGGAATCTGGACCAGTGACGGCACTCCGACCGGGACAGTCGAGGTTGCACCGTTGGTCCGACCGGACGGATTGAGTTCCTCCGTTCTTTCCTTCGAATGGATCGGGTCGTTACTTTATTTGACCGGCAACGATGGTAGCATGTGGACGTGGAGTCCCGGCTCGGATGAGGCGGACTGGCTCGGACAGTTCGAGCTTGCGACGACCAACAACACGGTTTCACCCCTGACCGAGATCGACGACGAGGTGTGGGTCTACGCCTACGACAAGGGCGCCGGACCGGAATGGTGGAAGACGGATGGCACGGCGTCATCGCTGCAGCAGGCGACGGATCTCTACGGGGCGAGTTCGACGGCCTCGAGCAATCCTACCCTGCTGGCGCCACTGGCCGGGGGCGTGCTCTTCACGGCGGAGTCGGAGGGATCCCGGAAGCTGTGGGTCACCGACCCCGTCAACGCCGAGCCTAGGTTGGTGGGCGACTACCGACCCAGTTCGGTCGTGTTACATGGCGAACATGCTTATTTTTCGTGGATTGGCGACAGCGGTTGGGACCTGTGGCGCACCGACGGAACCGCGGACGGAACCGAGCGGGTGACCTTCCGGAATTTCGAGGCCATCCGCGAGATGGCGGCGGTTTCTTCGATGGACGGGATCGTCTTCGGTGCCAGACCGGAGAATACAAGCTCGTACTACCACGAGCCGTGGTTCTGTGACGGAACCGACGCCGGAACGGTAGCCATGTTGGAAGGCATCACGGAAATCCAAATCCGTGATCCGAAGTTTGACGATACCCGTGAGATTGGCGGTTCCATCGTGTTTCCCGTCGACTACTGGGTGGACGTCTCCGGCGGCACCAATTACGGGCGCGGCAAACGCATGGTCTCGTGGGACGGGGGCACGCCGGTCAGGCTCGTGACCGATCCCTATGGAACATCCTACCAACCGGAGCCTTTTGCCAGCGACGCGACACGGGTCTTCTTCAGGCGCTACGACAATCAAACGGGCTGGGAACCGTGGGTCACGGACGGAACGGTTGCAGGGACCGGCATGATCAAGGACACCGTCCCGGGCTCTTCCTCCAGCCAGATCGAACAAGCCGTCTGGCTGGACGGCGAACTGTTCTTCGTGAACCAGAGGACGAAGCTTTGGAAGACCGACGGCACCGCGGCAGGGACCTCAGAGGTATGGGGCGGTGACGGGAACCTGATCCGCAATCTCACGGTATTCCGGAACGGCCTGTATTTTACGCTTCGCGATGACCTGTGGACCAGCAACGGCACGGCGGCCGGTACGGCACTGGCTGTCGCGGATGTCGGGTGGTCGTACTATTCCGACGGAGGCTTCTCGGGGATGGTCGAATTCGATGGGGCTCTCTTCCTCTATGGATCGATCGGTTTGGTGCGTTCCACCGGAACCACTGGCGGAACCTACAAGATCGAGACCCACCGGATTGACGAGATGATCTCTTCTGAAGACCGACTTTTCCTCAGGCCGGGTACGGGCTGGAGCGATGTGGGAACCGAGTTGCTGGTGCTGACACGTGCGGTGCCGGAGGCGGAAATCGCCGGATCGGCCAGTTCGACCAGCGTGGGCGCCGAAGGCCTTGTCCTGGAGGTCGACTCCGACGACCCCGATCTCTCCTTCCAGTGGTATCAGGGCGAGGTGGGAGATCGGTCCCAGCCTGTCGGCGAAGGCCTGGCTTCCTTCGAGCCGGGCGCCGGTCTCGGGTGGCGGCGGTTCTGGGTGAGTGTCTCGGCGGACCTCGCCACGACCGAGGTCGGGCCCTTCGATGTGGAGGGTGTGACCGAGCTCGAAGCTTGGGCGAGGTCGATCGAACCGGCGTCACCCGGAGGTATGTCACCCTTGGATCTTGATTCCGATGATGACGGAGACGGCCTCGAGGCCATCCTTGAGTTCGCCCTTGGAACTGATGTGGAGGTGTCCGACGCGCCTCCTGAACCATTGCGTCTGGAATGGGTGGAGGTCGAGGGCATTGAGGTGCTCGCCTTTGTCCATGCGCTCCGGACCGGACAGTTCAGCGGGGTCACGTATATCGTCGAGCACTGTGGTCGGTTGGGAACTGATCCATGGGTTCCTCTATCTGACCAGACATCACGGTTTACGCTGCGGACGCTGGGTCCTGATTTTGAAGAATCGGGACTCGTAATCGGAGTGGTTCGGGGCACGGAGGAGGCTGGAGAATTCTACCGCCTGAACGTCGAGCCATCTGTGATCCCCTGA
- a CDS encoding DEAD/DEAH box helicase, translating to MYELRTYQQEAVDRTLNYFRKRRSPAVIVLPTGAGKSLVIAELAKIAKGRVLVLAHVKELVEQNHLKYESYGLKAGIYSAGLNQKDRSEKVIFGSIQSVAKADDAFFGDFTLVVIDECHRVGVEPESQYAKVLEQLKKNNPRICILGLTATPYRLGLGWIYNYALRGEVKTQERRFFKHCIYDLPLQYMIQNRYLTPPVKVDNPVTSYDFSELTEGSDSYTMAQLEEVLQRQRRLTPLIIKNIIDITESDQRQGVMIFSATVKHAEEIMENLPPGHARLVVGTTEASERAQIVDEFKRKAFKYMVNVSVLTTGFDAAHVDVIAILRPTESVSLYQQIIGRGLRLDTDKKDCLVLDYTGMGHSIFSPEIGERKPASESVAVQVPCPECGFVNDFWGIVDEDGNLLEHYGRKCRGGQTNPQTYEFTPCSYRFRFKVCNQCSAENDITARECRRCGSVLIDADEKLKQARLSKDAHVLTPDSIEMLERVDKNGNPFLQVKYYDYDANFLSEVHYLNDPTRLKKFTINFLRSHMRRPESKLNISSVSDVVDIQSNLRMPAFLIARKQGKFWKITEKIFSEEL from the coding sequence ATGTATGAACTCAGAACGTACCAGCAGGAGGCTGTTGATCGCACCCTCAATTACTTCAGGAAGCGACGGAGCCCTGCGGTAATCGTTTTGCCGACGGGTGCGGGGAAGAGCCTGGTCATTGCTGAGTTGGCCAAGATCGCCAAGGGCCGGGTCCTGGTACTCGCGCATGTTAAAGAGCTGGTCGAGCAAAACCACTTGAAGTATGAAAGCTACGGCCTGAAGGCCGGCATCTATTCGGCCGGATTGAATCAGAAGGATCGCTCGGAAAAGGTCATCTTCGGCAGCATCCAGTCGGTCGCCAAGGCGGATGATGCCTTTTTTGGTGATTTCACACTGGTGGTGATCGATGAATGTCACCGCGTCGGGGTGGAACCGGAGAGCCAGTACGCGAAAGTCCTGGAACAACTTAAGAAAAACAATCCGCGCATTTGCATCCTGGGGCTGACCGCGACCCCCTATCGTTTGGGACTCGGATGGATCTACAACTACGCGCTCCGCGGCGAGGTGAAAACGCAGGAGCGCCGCTTCTTCAAGCACTGCATCTACGACCTGCCACTGCAGTACATGATCCAAAACCGATACCTGACGCCCCCGGTCAAGGTCGACAACCCTGTGACCTCTTACGACTTCTCGGAGCTAACCGAGGGAAGCGATAGCTACACCATGGCACAACTGGAGGAAGTACTCCAACGGCAGAGACGACTGACGCCCCTGATCATCAAAAACATTATTGATATCACGGAGAGTGACCAGAGGCAGGGCGTAATGATTTTCAGCGCCACGGTGAAACACGCGGAAGAAATTATGGAAAATCTGCCACCGGGGCATGCGCGACTGGTCGTGGGGACCACCGAGGCGAGCGAGCGCGCCCAGATCGTCGATGAGTTTAAGAGGAAAGCCTTCAAATATATGGTCAACGTCTCCGTGCTGACGACCGGCTTCGACGCCGCCCATGTCGATGTCATCGCCATTCTGCGGCCCACCGAATCGGTGAGTTTATATCAGCAAATCATCGGCCGCGGTTTGCGTTTGGATACCGATAAAAAGGATTGTCTGGTTTTGGATTACACCGGGATGGGGCACAGCATTTTCAGTCCGGAGATTGGCGAGAGGAAGCCGGCATCGGAATCGGTCGCCGTGCAGGTGCCCTGCCCCGAATGCGGCTTCGTCAATGACTTCTGGGGGATCGTCGACGAGGACGGGAATCTGCTGGAGCACTATGGGCGGAAGTGCCGCGGTGGGCAGACGAATCCGCAAACCTACGAATTCACGCCCTGCAGTTATCGTTTCCGCTTCAAGGTCTGCAACCAATGCTCGGCTGAAAATGATATCACCGCCCGGGAGTGCCGTCGCTGCGGCAGTGTGTTGATCGACGCCGACGAAAAGCTCAAGCAGGCGAGGCTCTCAAAAGACGCCCACGTGCTCACGCCGGATTCGATCGAGATGCTGGAGCGCGTCGACAAAAACGGGAATCCTTTCCTTCAGGTAAAGTATTACGATTACGACGCCAACTTCCTCTCCGAAGTACACTACCTCAACGATCCAACCCGGCTGAAGAAGTTTACGATCAACTTTTTGAGGTCGCACATGCGAAGGCCCGAATCGAAGCTCAACATCAGCTCGGTGAGCGATGTCGTCGACATACAATCAAACCTCAGGATGCCCGCATTCCTCATCGCCCGCAAGCAGGGCAAGTTTTGGAAAATTACCGAGAAAATATTCAGCGAAGAACTGTAA
- a CDS encoding LEA type 2 family protein → MRKIFLLLCLPLFLLLGACTTLDRDQEKPKVDLVGITKTDSDSDALQFTIRLRILNPNATPIKLGGLYYELSLDGLEVITGTANNLPTIEGYSDAVVSVRSAAGLINSVRLASRLMESSGNKLPYSLRVKLGSSSRWLPATTITETGTIPIR, encoded by the coding sequence ATGAGAAAAATTTTCCTGCTCCTTTGCCTGCCACTCTTTTTATTACTCGGTGCCTGCACCACCCTCGACCGAGATCAGGAAAAGCCTAAAGTCGATCTCGTCGGCATCACCAAGACGGATAGCGATTCGGACGCCCTGCAATTCACCATTCGGCTCCGCATCCTCAACCCCAACGCCACACCAATCAAACTCGGCGGGCTTTACTACGAGCTCAGCCTCGACGGACTCGAAGTCATTACCGGTACCGCCAATAACCTGCCGACCATCGAAGGCTACAGCGATGCCGTCGTTTCCGTACGCTCTGCCGCCGGACTGATCAACAGCGTGCGCCTGGCTTCCCGCCTCATGGAAAGCAGCGGTAACAAACTCCCCTACTCGCTTCGGGTCAAACTCGGCAGCAGTTCCCGCTGGTTACCCGCCACTACGATCACCGAAACCGGCACTATCCCGATCCGGTAG
- a CDS encoding transporter, which translates to MQLTRTIQYLGLLILSLCALVTVGAEQFKISSGVDYSSGDYGSDVDTEILFVPLTLSYANNPWKAKVTIPWIQIKGPGNVVGGGDGGVIIGDGGTRTTTESGLGDIWTSLSYSVEEIPAEWFYLDLVGKVKIPTADEDRGLGTGEFDYTLQLDFFKPLGQLTPIATVAYKIKGDPDDYELDNVFYISVGADYRLNDKTNIGATLDFQEASSDSSEDSVEIFSYLSHSLNEDWKLTGYTYFGLTDGSPDAGGGLSLSYSL; encoded by the coding sequence ATGCAATTAACACGAACCATTCAATACCTCGGACTTCTTATCCTTAGCTTATGTGCTCTCGTTACTGTAGGTGCAGAGCAGTTTAAAATCAGCTCCGGCGTAGACTACAGCTCCGGTGATTATGGCAGCGATGTGGATACGGAAATTCTTTTTGTTCCGCTTACTTTGAGCTATGCCAACAATCCCTGGAAGGCGAAGGTGACGATACCCTGGATTCAAATCAAAGGACCGGGCAATGTTGTCGGAGGAGGTGATGGTGGTGTCATTATTGGTGACGGGGGCACCCGCACGACGACGGAGTCGGGTCTCGGTGATATTTGGACCTCCTTGAGTTATAGTGTGGAGGAGATTCCCGCCGAGTGGTTCTACCTGGATTTGGTGGGTAAGGTAAAAATTCCTACAGCCGATGAAGACCGGGGACTAGGAACCGGGGAGTTCGACTACACCTTGCAGCTGGATTTTTTCAAGCCACTCGGCCAGCTCACGCCGATCGCTACGGTGGCCTACAAGATCAAGGGTGACCCGGACGATTACGAGCTGGACAACGTATTCTACATCTCGGTTGGTGCTGATTACCGGCTTAACGACAAGACCAATATTGGAGCGACTTTGGATTTTCAGGAAGCCAGCAGTGATTCCTCTGAGGACTCCGTTGAGATCTTCAGTTATTTATCCCACAGCCTGAACGAAGACTGGAAGTTAACCGGTTATACCTACTTCGGCTTAACCGACGGCAGCCCCGATGCGGGTGGTGGTCTTTCGCTTAGCTACTCTCTATAG
- a CDS encoding GNAT family N-acetyltransferase, with translation MIEIQRADLSTPEHAAAVTRLLDAYASDEMGGGSGLSDFTKEHLASTLHKRPQTYVFLAYEDEAAVGLSICFESFSTFECRPILNIHDVFVAAEFRGREIAQGMLAAIESLAGELDCCKLSLEVLEGNRRAESLYRRFGFAGYELDPALGRALFYEKKLS, from the coding sequence ATGATAGAGATACAACGGGCTGACCTTTCGACGCCAGAACATGCGGCGGCCGTGACGCGGCTCCTTGACGCCTACGCTTCCGACGAGATGGGAGGCGGTTCGGGCCTAAGCGATTTTACAAAGGAGCATCTGGCTTCAACCTTGCACAAGCGTCCCCAGACCTACGTGTTTTTGGCATACGAGGACGAGGCCGCGGTAGGTCTTTCGATTTGTTTTGAGAGCTTTTCGACCTTTGAATGCCGGCCGATTCTCAATATTCACGATGTCTTCGTGGCGGCCGAATTTCGTGGTCGAGAAATCGCTCAGGGAATGTTGGCGGCGATTGAATCGCTGGCGGGTGAGCTCGACTGCTGCAAACTGAGCCTTGAGGTTCTCGAGGGGAATCGTCGGGCAGAATCCCTCTATCGACGCTTCGGCTTCGCCGGATACGAACTGGATCCGGCCCTAGGGCGTGCTCTTTT
- a CDS encoding GDSL-type esterase/lipase family protein — protein MFHHRFIRTGNVALTVSILALSLCACRSASKQGAPSEVPDFRDPIPASSSTRMPEKIHDDYWHGQFQRVNKAVAAAEDVQLVFFGDSITMDWTMLRGSGQAVWDARFAKYNPINMGNSGDITPVMLYRVNHGNLDFPKGGAPNVAVLLCGTNNYVVTQSDGGNVQWDLGIDTPPSEVAHGIRAVAQAFRKKLPTTRVIVLGILPVQQEVKWAKCRETNRLLASYHYPKDEVVFLDLEDRFIDGNGKLKSELFTDGTHLTPKGYEIMADAIQPEIERLIALGPI, from the coding sequence TTGTTCCATCATCGATTCATTCGTACGGGCAATGTTGCGCTGACTGTAAGCATTCTCGCCTTATCCTTGTGCGCCTGCCGCTCCGCTTCGAAGCAGGGCGCCCCATCCGAAGTGCCGGACTTCCGGGACCCGATCCCGGCGTCGTCCAGCACGAGGATGCCCGAGAAGATCCACGACGACTACTGGCATGGACAGTTCCAACGCGTGAACAAAGCGGTCGCGGCGGCGGAGGATGTGCAGCTCGTCTTCTTTGGCGACTCCATCACCATGGACTGGACGATGCTGAGGGGCTCAGGTCAAGCGGTCTGGGACGCGCGATTCGCCAAGTACAACCCGATCAATATGGGCAATTCCGGTGACATTACTCCGGTCATGCTCTATCGGGTGAACCACGGCAATCTCGACTTCCCGAAGGGGGGAGCACCGAATGTGGCCGTCCTGCTCTGCGGCACGAACAACTATGTGGTTACGCAGAGCGATGGCGGGAATGTTCAGTGGGATCTCGGCATCGACACGCCGCCCAGCGAGGTCGCGCACGGCATCCGTGCCGTGGCCCAGGCCTTCCGTAAGAAGCTGCCGACGACGCGGGTGATTGTGCTGGGCATCCTTCCGGTCCAGCAGGAGGTTAAGTGGGCCAAGTGCCGGGAGACGAATCGTCTCCTCGCAAGCTACCATTACCCCAAAGACGAGGTCGTATTTCTTGACTTGGAAGACCGGTTTATCGACGGGAACGGCAAGCTTAAGTCGGAGCTGTTCACTGATGGCACGCATCTGACGCCCAAGGGTTACGAAATAATGGCCGATGCGATCCAGCCCGAGATAGAGCGCCTGATCGCCTTGGGGCCGATTTAG